From one Anopheles cruzii chromosome 3, idAnoCruzAS_RS32_06, whole genome shotgun sequence genomic stretch:
- the LOC128271182 gene encoding ATP-dependent DNA/RNA helicase DHX36-like translates to MYKTYSEILREESCKLAPERKVSMQLDEKLHKEYQRMQRSTNALAEFRRNLPVYASRTELLEMIERHQVILVKGETGSGKTTQIPQYILEQASSLRKGSRCRILCTQPRRIAAITLARRVAKERSERLGHSVGYQIRLEGERPRPNGSIMFCTTGIVLSIMQSDPLLREYSHLVLDEIHERDVITDLLLAIIRMVLPYRKDLRVILMSATLMAEKFSEYFHRCPMVQIRGITYPVLELYLEDVLDTLDKCPTLPRKERAFDSQIIQYQYRLVEQYIALALETLCSFELDQNKLIVRLIWYITTTQPEGAILVFLPSVAQIHEIYEMVRKDSLLSESESKFVVHLLHSKLPTAEQQMAFDSPPDGTRKIILSTDIAETSVTIEDVVYVVNTGRRKVQKYENNILMLHEEWISLANEVQRKGRAGRVKEGTCYHLYCRARQRTFRENASPQILNVALDRVIVQMKLLRLGDVRRFMSLLLDKPSEATIQASLQMLHRLNLIDDEEQLTPLGYHLGRLSLDPQAGKMVLLASIFGCIEPISSIAASLSFKDPFSKPFDKDEEVLRARRWFSYRENSDHIMLANVTARWRRQREICKRNFINSDTVYRLITVQGKICTYLYKAGFLSWTERDNNLNASNNELLKAIIAAGHYPNVAFVKSAFPHPRFSGVRRKAKIIVNQPTADNRSASHGIEVQIDAESVIAKKTFFESCFVVYNNIVKHSYQSAYIISKTTMVNPMPLLFFGDCSHVTVKPIHEKGNYMLNITIAGHHCMQCDRQTFALIQDLREEFNFFLQGKLVHPSPVNWASREGDLLRAVIKLITFDFDTD, encoded by the exons ATGTACAAAACATACTCGGAGATACTTCGCGAAGAAAGTTGTAAGCTGGCTCCTGAACGCAAAGTTTCAATGCAACTAGATGAGAAGCTACACAAAGAGTATCAGCGCATGCAACGTTCGACGAACGCACTGGCCGAATTCCGACGAAACCTACCAGTATACGCTTCACGCACTGAACTCCTGGAGATGATCGAGCGGCATCAGGTTATTCTGGTGAAAGGggaaaccggaagtggcaaAACCACGCAAATTCCTCAGTACATTCTTGAGCAAGCCTCGTCCTTGCGTAAAGGCAGTCGTTGCCGTATTCTGTGCACTCAACCACGTCGTATTGCAGCAATAACCTTAGCAAGACGCGTCGCAAAAGAAAGGAGCGAACGGTTAGGTCACTCGGTCGGTTACCAGATACGGCTCGAAGGGGAAAGGCCACGGCCGAATGGAAGCATTATGTTTTGCACGACTGGCATCGTTCTGTCGATCATGCAGTCTGATCCTCTGCTGCGAGAATATTCTCACCTCGTGCTCGACGAAATCCATGAGCGAGATGTAATCACAGATCTATTGTTGGCCATTATTCGAATGGTTCTTCCGTACCGTAAAGACTTACGTGTGATATTAATGAGCGCCACATTGATGgccgaaaagttttccgagTACTTTCACCGCTGTCCGATGGTGCAAATACGAGGCATCACTTATCCTGTCCTAGAACTCTATTTGGAAGACGTTTTGGATACACTGGACAAATGTCCCACCCTCCCCCGGAAAGAGAGAGCTTTTGACTCTCAAATCATTCAATATCAATACAGATTGGTGGAGCAATACATTGCCTTAGCCCTTGAGACTTTGTGCTCTTTTGAGCTCGACCAAAACAAGTTAATCGTCAGGCTCATCTGGTACATCACTACTACGCAACCGGAAGGAGCAATTCTAGTGTTTTTGCCAAGTGTGGCACAAATACAcgaaatttatgaaatggTCCGCAAGGACTCCCTActgtcggagtcggagtcgaaGTTTGTCGTCCATTTGCTTCACTCAAAACTACCGACGGCAGAGCAGCAAATGGCGTTCGATAGTCCACCGGATGGCACGAGGAAAATCATCCTTTCGACGGACATCGCCGAAACATCGGTCACCATTGAAGATGTCGTTTACGTCGTGAATACCGGACGGCGCAAGGTGCAGAAATACGAGAACAACATTTTGATGCTACACGAAGAGTGGATCTCATTGGCCAACGAAGTTCAGCGAAAGGGACGTGCTGGTCGCGTAAAGGAAGGAACTTGCTACCATCTTTACTGCCGAGCCCGGCAACGCACGTTTCGGGAGAACGCATCGCCGCAGATTCTCAACGTAGCCCTCGATAGAGTCATTGTGCAAATGAAATTACTTCGTCTCGGTGACGTGCGCCGCTTCATGAGCCTATTGTTGGACAAACCATCTGAGGCCACGATTCAAGCGTCGCTGCAGATGCTCCACCGACTGAATCTGATTGATGACGAGGAGCAACTAACCCCCTTAGGATATCATCTGGGCCGTCTTTCACTGGATCCACAGGCTGGCaaaatggtgctgctggcaAGTATTTTCGGCTGTATTGAACCGATCAGCTCGATTGCCGCCAGCTTGTCATTCAAAGATCCGTTTTCTAAACCATTCGACAAAGATGAAGAAGTCTTGCGAGCCCGCAGATGGTTTAGTTACCGTGAAAACAGTGACCACATCATGCTGGCAAACGTAACGGCCAGATGGCGTCGTCAGCGCGAGATTTGCAAACGTAACTTCATCAACAGTGACACAGTGTATCGGCTGATCACTGTACAGGGAAAAATCTGCACATACCTGTACAAGGCTGGCTTCTTGAGCTGGACCGAAAGGGACAACAATCTTAATGCGTCCAATAACGAGTTGCTGAAAGCCATCATTGCGGCTGGACACTACCCAAACGTAGCCTTCGTGAAGAGCGCATTTCCTCATCCGCGGTTTTCGGGCGTACGTCGAAAGGCGAAAATAATTGTTAATCAACCCACTGCAGACAATCGAAGCGCATCGCACGGAATAGAGGTACAGATAGATGCGGAATCGGTAATCGCCAAAAAAACGTTCTTCGAGTCGTG TTTCGTTGTTTACAacaatattgtaaaacattcgTACCAGTCCGCTTACATCATCTCTAAGACCACGATGGTGAATCCGATGCCATTGCTCTTTTTTGGCGATTGTAGTCATGTAACAGTAAAACCAATACATGAAAAGGGTAACTACATGTTGAATATAACGATTGCGGGCCATCACTG TATGCAATGTGatcggcaaacttttgccCTAATTCAGGACCTCCGGGAGGAATTCAATTTCTTCCTACAGGGGAAACTCGTCCATCCTTCGCCAGTGAACTGGGCCTCAAGAGAAGGAGATTTGCTACG GGCTGTTATAAAGCTGATAACATTCGACTTCGACACGGATTAA
- the LOC128271181 gene encoding ATP-dependent DNA/RNA helicase DHX36, with the protein MSDGDETLEEKLHKFRMWKEAASEDSPSFSQSFATHTDDANRQEARPSSSQGRPPAHLKGREIGMYYRNMARRGKQSSHDASDGSDRGHWRDRHKGLQREKTQEKARYEANASAESGRFRRFQDQRDTALEEEAEAPPPGLRGRDLGLFYRDRQTAKKKRQEKRNAVDITIPAFQINQIRTHLNLHAGPDQEGNIFRDFAENENIRSVFRNEYLRVITKTLDEVLQEESEKLLLSNDSDSPGLDEELYEEFLRSVHSTYRLSEFRRKLPAYTSRDQVLEMVERHQVILVKGETGSGKTTQIPQYILEQASSLRKGSRCRILCTQPRRISAITLARRVAEERSERLGRSVGYQIRLEAERPRANGGSIMFCTTGIVLSIMQSDPLLREYSHLVLDEIHERDVITDLLLAIIRMVLPYRKDLRVILMSATLTAETFSSYFNRCPMVEIQGITYPVREYYLEDVLTELKFYSFEDKTSRNPRDRKGNSANAAQQDEFYDMIEAYTSEIRNKYSASVIRALCNRGSENHQNELIVELLYYITTAQPAGAILVFLPSVMQISDIYRMIQEHPQLSRAQLVVYPLHSKIPTAEQTAVFDRPPADTRKIILSTNIAETSITIDDVVYVINAGRHKLNMYENGISALRDEWISLSNEIQRKGRAGRVQEGTCYHLYSRARRRTFLENVPPEILRVALDEVILQVKILRLGEVRVFMDRLLDKPSDTVIEESLKLLNRLNAIDDDQKLTPLGYHLARLPMDPRTGKMILLASIFGCIDPITSIAASLSFKNAFYKPLGKEKEVDRIRRRFADGIASDHIMLARVLDEWRRQSNRAGFCHRHFLNNATLQQLSNMKRQFCEYLHGAHFLPAVECEAPENNHHTGSNELLAAIVGAGLYPNVAFVRKVIRSRNSPDGRAILNIEGQGRAEIHPASVNSNRGIFHSNFVVYYDMQKLSALTIFDTTVVNPFSLLFFGDNHVETEDDHELISIAGHYCLKCDKETYRLIQDLRKGFNLFLQKKICEPSPVDWDATEGDLLRAIIKLITVECKYDDHFGDDDTPLGTEKSH; encoded by the exons ATGTCTGACGGTGACGAGACGCTGGAAGAAAAACTACACAAGTTCCGCATGTGGAAG GAAGCCGCTTCGGAGGACAGTCCTTCATTTAGTCAAAGTTTCGCGACTCATACCGACGATGCTAATCGCCAGGAAGCCCGACCCAGCAGCTCTCAAGGGCGTCCGCCAGCTCATCTGAAGGGCCGCGAGATTGGCATGTACTATCGTAATATGGCGCGACGAGGGAAACAATCGTCACACGATGCTTCGGATGGTAGCGATCGCGGTCATTGGCGCGATCGACATAAAGGATTACAGCGCGAGAAAACGCAGGAAAAGGCCCGTTATGAAGCAAACGCTTCCGCCGAATCGGGACGTTTCCGACGATTTCAGGATCAGCGAGACACTGCACTGGAAGAAGAGGCCGAAGCCCCACCGCCAGGGCTGCGTGGCCGGGATCTTGGCCTTTTCTACCGTGATCGGCAAACGGCAAAGAAAAAGCGGCAGGAAAAGCGGAATGCGGTCGACATAACGATTCCCGCGTTTCAAATAAACCAAATCCGGACTCATCTGAACCTGCACGCTGGACCCGATCAGGAGGGTAACATTTTTCGGGATTTTgcagaaaacgaaaacattcgcTCCGTGTTCCGCAATGAATATTTGCGCGTCATCACTAAAACGCTCGATGAAGTTTTGCaggaagaaagcgaaaagctGCTCCTGAGCAACGATTCGGATTCACCCGGCTTGGACGAAGAACTCTATGAAGAGTTTCTGCGTAGCGTACATTCAACGTATCGTTTGAGTGAATTTCGACGGAAGTTACCAGCATACACGTCACGCGATCAGGTTCTGGAGATGGTCGAGCGGCATCAGGTTATTCTGGTGAAAGGGGAAACCGGAAGTGGTAAAACCACGCAAATCCCTCAGTACATTCTCGAGCAAGCCTCGTCCTTGCGTAAAGGCAGTCGTTGCCGTATTCTGTGCACTCAACCACGTCGTATTTCAGCAATAACCTTAGCCAGACGCGTCGCGGAAGAACGGAGCGAACGGTTAGGCCGCTCGGTAGGTTACCAAATACGGCTCGAAGCGGAAAGACCACGGGCGAATGGAGGAAGTATTATGTTTTGCACGACTGGCATCGTTCTGTCGATCATGCAGTCTGATCCTCTGCTGCGAGAATATTCTCACCTCGTGCTCGACGAAATCCATGAGCGCGATGTAATCACAGATCTATTGTTGGCCATTATTCGAATGGTTCTTCCGTACCGTAAAGACTTGCGGGTGATTTTGATGAGCGCCACATTGACGGCTGAAACGTTTTCGTCGTACTTTAACCGCTGTCCGATGGTGGAAATTCAAGGCATCACATATCCTGTCCGCGAGTACTACCTAGAAGATGTGCTGACGGAGCTAAAGTTTTACTCCTTCGAAGATAAAACCAGTCGAAATCCGCGGGACCGAAAAGGAAATAGTGCAAACGCAGCACAGCAGGACGAATTCTACGATATGATCGAGGCTTATACCAGTGAAATCCGAAATAAGTATTCGGCTTCGGTTATCCGAGCGTTGTGTAATCGTGGAAGTGAAAACCACCAAAATGAGCTGATCGTGGAGCTGCTGTACTACATCACTACTGCGCAGCCTGCCGGTGCGATCTTGGTGTTTCTACCGAGTGTGATGCAGATATCGGACATCTACAGGATGATCCAAGAACACCCGCAGCTATCCAGGGCACAGCTAGTCGTGTATCCGCTTCATTCGAAGATACCAACCGCAGAACAAACGGCCGTATTTGATCGACCACCGGCCGACACCCGAAAGATTATCCTTTCAACAAACATCGCCGAAACGTCGATCACAATTGACGATGTTGTGTACGTCATTAATGCCGGGCGCCACAAGCTCAACATGTACGAAAACGGGATATCGGCGTTGCGTGACGAGTGGATCTCGTTGTCTAATGAAATTCAACGAAAGGGTCGCGCTGGTCGTGTCCAGGAAGGAACGTGCTACCATCTTTACAGCCGCGCCCGAAGGCGCACATTCTTGGAGAACGTACCTCCGGAGATTTTGCGAGTAGCACTCGATGAGGTCATTCTGCAAGTGAAAATCTTGCGCCTAGGTGAGGTGCGCGTCTTTATGGACCGATTGTTGGACAAACCATCCGACACCGTGATCGAAGAATCATTGAAGCTGCTGAACCGATTGAACGCGATTGATGACGACCAGAAACTGACGCCTCTCGGGTATCACCTGGCGCGACTACCAATGGACCCTCGCACCGGGAAAATGATTCTACTGGCAAGCATTTTCGGCTGCATTGATCCAATCACCTCGATCGCTGCGAGCCTTTCTTTTAAAAATGCGTTCTACAAACCGCTggggaaggaaaaggaagTCGATCGTATCCGACGCCGGTTTGCCGACGGTATCGCTAGCGATCACATCATGCTGGCGCGCGTGCTCGACGAATGGCGCCGCCAGTCCAATCGGGCTGGATTCTGTCATCGACATTTTCTCAACAACGCCACACTTCAGCAGCTGAGCAACATGAAGCGCCAGTTCTGTGAGTATCTTCACGGAGCCCACTTCTTGCCGGCGGTAGAATGCGAAGCGCCGGAAAACAACCATCACACGGGAAGCAACGAGCTGTTGGCCGCGATCGTCGGGGCAGGGCTGTATCCGAACGTAGCCTTCGTGCGAAAGGTAATTCGGTCACGCAACAGTCCGGATGGGCGAGCGATCCTGAATATCGAAGGACAAGGTCGTGCAGAAATACACCCTGCATCGGTCAACAGTAACCGGGGCATTTTCCATTCGAA TTTTGTCGTGTATTACGATATGCAGAAGCTCTCCGCACTCACCATCTTCGATACGACCGTGGTGAACCCGTTTTCGCTGCTATTCTTTGGCGACAATCACGTGGAAACCGAAGACGACCACGAGCTGATATCGATTGCGGGCCACTACTG CCTCAAGTGTGACAAAGAAACGTATCGCTTGATACAGGATCTCCGCAAAGGATTCAATCTCTTTCTACAAAAGAAAATTTGCGAACCATCGCCAGTTGATTGGGACGCGACGGAAGGTGACTTGTTACG AGCTATCATAAAGCTAATAACCGTCGAGTGCAAGTACGACGATCATTTCGGGGATGACGATACACCATTAGGAACGGAGAAGTCGCATTAG
- the LOC128273194 gene encoding G-protein coupled receptor 143-like: MADPTIQTFCCHNRIRSPPAIKLMSEFDTDGYIVVCLVSSVFGIAGAIYQIWIRHEDGPSYHAVRRVRGGMLTLSSQNIGRQIIVWLAVADLCASFGVFLRSALWKYIKNVLPPDSDVDDTTNVIFCAVSSAWIQYFYMCTWLWTLCYAINVRRQLGGARYALRTYHYYVWSISAVLTGIGVTVLYVPDADCHNVHEMATAYMRILPNYVMTYGPMIAVMIVNPVMYYQASREVDRQLVARFSQMSNTERDLMAKFKLKFSLINLVFYVCWLPNLVNGIVLWTMWYNLPYAMVVTVWYIMAITNPLQAFMNTLVYQKWNCRWRLRRQASTDSNADVRRRNRASVVSEGTPLLQPKAESPSTSSQQLHQPSVDLMPSPTRSINSCTLV, from the exons ATGGCGGACCCTACCATACAGACGTTCTGCTGCCACAACCGGATACGGTCACCGCCGGCCATCAAGCTGATGTCCGAGTTCGACACCGACGGCTACattgtggtttgtttggtgtCGTCGGTTTTCGGCATTGCCGGTGCCATCTACCAG ATTTGGATTCGACACGAAGACGGACCGTCGTACCATGCGGTGCGCCGGGTGCGCGGCGGAATGCTGACGCTTTCGAGCCAAAATATTGGCCGCCAAATCATCGTGTGGTTGGCGGTGGCTGACCTGTGTGCCTCGTTCGGCGTGTTCCTCCGGTCGGCACTGTGGAAGtacattaaaaatgtattacCACCGGACAGCGACGTGGACGACACGACGAACGTCATCTTCTGTGCCGTTTCGTCCGCCTGGATACAGTATTTCTACATGTGCACGTGGCTTTGGACGCTGTGCTATGCGATCAATGTGCGCCGGCAGCTTGGCGGGGCGAGGTACGCCCTGCGCACGTATCACTACTACGTTTGGAGTATCTCCGCGGTCCTCACCGGAATCGGAGTGACGGTGCTCTATGTGCCCGATGCAGA CTGCCACAATGTGCATGAAATGGCCACGGCGTATATGCGCATATTGCCCAACTACGTGATGACGTATGGGCCGATGATCGCCGTAATGATCGTGAACCCGGTCATGTACTATCAGGCATCGCGGGAAGTCGACCGCCAGCTTGTGGCCCGTTTCAGCCAGATGTCGAACACGGAGCGCGATCTGATGGCAAAGTTTAAGCTCAAGTTTTCGCTCATCAACCTTGTGTTCTACGTCTGCTGGCTACCGAATCTGGTTAACGGGATTGTCCTGTGGACGATGTGGTACAACCTGCCGTACGCGATGGTCGTTACTGTTTGGTACATAATG GCCATTACCAATCCCCTGCAAGCGTTTATGAACACACTGGTGTACCAGAAGTGGAACTGCCGGTGGCGACTTCGGCGGCAAGCGAGCACAGATTCGAACGCTGACGTGCGG CGGCGCAATCGGGCGTCGGTGGTCAGCGAAGGAACGCCACTGCTTCAGCCGAAAGCAGAATCCCCGTCTACGTCCTCCCAGCAGCTGCACCAACCGTCGGTGGACCTAATGCCGAGCCCGACGCGGAGCATCAACTCGTGCACGTTGGTTTGA
- the LOC128271183 gene encoding uncharacterized protein LOC128271183: MLVIWFLVLVTASAGAHAGRLSDSSWRGADRDLAPGSLLARLDRLVNVCVANYEDLTTDLLLGIAIANAQLRSILQQPLQEAERQFVASLAKKCDFVESRIESIFSFPSGANAVVSKLLINSEFWRVDEDYRADGASSEGVLDLAHWKRRRRRRSQPALGDPKVMMKTYLQAIDVGGPSERQSDECLSELLVSESENEYNASSSSDNFKNSSSSSGPSRKRLIMSRECSAAMSLRKRSYGYHLTHKLLFYIVLGRQGFANVGRSVVVDAQRRLCEAILRESELIAGFDFPELFRDLFMEQMFLCAYSHAAVPEFADPAWLATTIGWQNGEGCFKFYGDDGGDGVEGTNALTTHCSTHMTGVGAALMALFAKLQLQ, encoded by the exons ATGCTGGTGATTTGGTTCCTAGTTCTGGTTACGGCCAGCGCCGGTGCCCACGCCGGAAGATTAAGCGATTCTTCGTGGCGTGGAGCGGATCGGGACCTAGCGCCGGGCTCACTGCTCGCACGGTTGGACCGGCTTGTGAACGTTTGTGTGGCCAACTACGAGGATCTAACGACCGATCTTCTGCTCGGCATTGCTATCGCCAACG CCCAACTGAGGTCCATCCTTCAACAGCCACTGCAAGAAGCCGAGCGCCAGTTTGTAGCGTCTTTGGCGAAAAAGTGTGACTTTGTCGAGAGTCGCATCGAGAGCATTTTCAGCTTTCCCAGTGGGGCCAATGCGGTCG TGTCCAAGCTTCTGATAAACTCAGAGTTTTGGAGGGTGGATGAAGATTACCGAGCAGATGGTGCGTCCTCGGAGGGCGTTCTGGATTTGGCGCACTGGAAACGGCGTCGACGTCGAAGAAGCCAACCGGCGCTAGGTGACCCGAAAGTGATGATGAAAACCTATCTGCAAGCGATCGATGTCGGGGGCCCCAGTGAGCGACAGTCAG ACGAGTGCTTATCGGAACTCTTGGTCAGTGAGTCAGAAAATGAGTacaacgccagcagcagtagtgacAACTTCAAAAACTCCAGTTCCTCCAGTGGCCCCTCTCGGAAGCGGTTGATCATGAGCCGCGAATGTAGTGCGGCGATGTCGCTTCGAAAGCGCTCCTACGGCTACCATCTTACGCACAA ATTGCTGTTCTACATCGTGCTCGGGCGCCAAGGGTTCGCGAACGTCGGACGAAGCGTCGTGGTAGACGCCCAGCGCAGGCTGTGTGAGGCGATCTTGCGCGAGTCCGAACTGATCGCCGGCTTCGACTTTCCGGAACTGTTCCGCGATCTGTTCATGGAGCAGATGTTCCTGTGCGCGTACAGTCACGCCGCGGTACCCGAGTTTGCGGACCCAGCttggttggccaccaccattgGATGGCAGAACGGCGAAGGATGCTTCAAGTTTTACGGagacgacggtggtgatggcgtCGAGGGGACAAACGCGCTGACCACGCACTGCTCCACCCATATgaccggtgtcggtgccgcACTGATGGCACTGTTTGCAAAGCTTCAACTACAATAG